A part of Thalassophryne amazonica chromosome 3, fThaAma1.1, whole genome shotgun sequence genomic DNA contains:
- the apof gene encoding LOW QUALITY PROTEIN: uncharacterized protein apof (The sequence of the model RefSeq protein was modified relative to this genomic sequence to represent the inferred CDS: inserted 3 bases in 2 codons), which produces MTTSKLKWLVIIQLLLNEQVLCRIMPPLVLKNASLPVTGVQEETKTSCLESHLSSTGKPSTLSKVAQKEEXVQSAKQMILILREKLQEQISDLYFQGNASCEELLSASTMDDQLPVMLPRELLGLSLVPVLVMTGCQKEAQTLVLKLYDLLGVADAEELLMEVQGLTERRMMRSRSTTVPVAGGGRHMEAVMFNIHQLATVGEQRMGPDSSLHCEGWSRLNGTVLLGTSVQGTTGELEEALRSCERLGVLCAGVSSFGPMLGKYQAVLKRGSHILPSESSQSECWIQQCSDEDVSLPLGKRMRRTPHRSCINTREERVYNVMEWIPGISTLYNLGTAVYYASVNCSETAKERAILSAVDIGTDALMVVTGGTAGVAGYAIGAGVKTGVKASIKYLLSSIKQEEDVLVNQHSWXDGAITVQ; this is translated from the exons ATGACGACCTCCAAACTGAAGTGGCTGGTCATAATCCAGCTTCTGCTGAATGAACAGGTTCTGTGCAGGATAATGCCTCCTTTGGTACTGAAGAATGCTTCACTTCCTGTTACTGGTGTGCAGGAGGAAACAAAGACATCTTGCTTGGAATCTCATCTCTCATCTACAGGAAAGCCAAGTACTCTGTCAAAGGTTGCACAAAAAGAGG AAGTCCAGTCTGCCAAACAAATGATATTGATTCTCAGAGAAAAGCTTCAAGAGCAGATTTCAGATCTCTACTTTCAAGGGAATgccagctgtgaggagctgctgTCTGCTAGCACCATGGATGACCAGTTACCTGTTATGCTGCCCCGGGAACTTCTAGGCCTCTCTCTAGTGCCTGTGCTGGTCATGACTGGTTGCCAAAAGGAGGCACAGACCCTGGTTCTGAAGCTATATGATCTGTTGGGAGTGGCAGATGCAGAAGAACTCCTGATGGAAGTTCAGGGTCTGACAGAAAGGAGGATGATGAGGTCAAGATCCACAACAGTACCTGTGGCAGGAGGTGGGCGCCACATGGAGGCTGTGATGTTTAACATCCATCAGCTAGCCACAGTGGGTGAGCAGAGGATGGGACCGGACTCCTCTCTGCATTGTGAGGGCTGGAGCCGGTTGAATGGGACCGTGCTGTTAGGAACATCTGTGCAAGGAACCACAGGTGAGCTAGAGGAAGCACTGAGGTCCTGTGAGAGACTGGGAGTCCTGTGTGCTGGTGTCAGCAGCTTTGGGCCCATGCTCGGGAAGTATCAGGCAGTGTTGAAGAGAGGCAGTCACATCCTGCCCTCTGAGTCCTCTCAGTCTGAATGCTGGATCCAGCAATGCAGTGATGAAGATGTTTCACTCCCATTAGGGAAGCGGATGAGGCGCACTCCCCACAGGAGCTGTATCAACACGAGAGAGGAGCGTGTCTACAACGTAATGGAGTGGATCCCTGGAATCAGCACCCTGTACAACCTGGGCACCGCTGTGTACTATGCCTCAGTCAACTGCTCTGAAACAGCCAAGGAGAGAGCCATCCTCTCTGCCGTCGACATTGGCACGGACGCTCTCATGGTTGTCACAGGGGGGACCGCAGGGGTGGCGGGCTACGCCATTGGTGCAGGTGTGAAGACTGGCGTGAAAGCCAGCATCAAGTATCTGCTCAGCTCCATCAAGCAGGAAGAAGATGTGCTGGTCAACCAGCACAGCTG TGATGGAGCCATAACCGTGCAGTAG